The Brassica napus cultivar Da-Ae unplaced genomic scaffold, Da-Ae ScsIHWf_166;HRSCAF=303, whole genome shotgun sequence DNA window tctctctctctctctcttctctcctctccGTTTGGCTTCAAAGTTTCCAATTCTGGTGGCATTTgctaaagttttgattttgatgattGCCCGGAAcgaaagttttgattttgatatcGATTTTGCTGAACTCATCTGTTTATTAGTATTGGGTCTTAAAGCTTTTCAGTGTTTTAGGATGATAATGAGAGTTATTGACAGTgttgaattttgtaaaaaaaaaaatgcagagAAGAAGGAAGTTGTGGCGACAGAGAAAGCACCAGCTGCTTTGGGACCATACTCTCAGGCCATCAAAGCCAACAATCTCGTTTTCGTTTCCGGTGTTCTTGGTCTTATACCTGAGGTTTTGTTTCACGGCTTTGAATTATATTTACCTGCAAAATGAAAATTAACCAATACTATGGGTTCTAACTtctctttttgttctttgtgTGTTTACTAGACTGGAAAGTTTGTTTCGGACAACGTTGAAGATCAGACTGAGCAGGTGAAGTTGCTTCTAAACTGTCATCATTGTCTTTACAAATATTGCTTTTGtttacactaattttttttgtgtttgggtGATCTATCCAGAGTAAAGGAGATGTTAGGTTGTCTTAgatgttttttgtttgacaaATTGAAGTGTGAAAATATGAATGAAAAGTAACTAGTGTGCCTAACTTAACCTTATTTTAATCTTTACCTTCGCTACACTGGAAGAAGCCTCTGGAACTTATGAGCTTGTTTACTTTTGAACTGTttcatttggtatattttagtCTTCAGAGTAACTGCTAGTGTATATCAGTAGCAAGGTTTAAATTGCTCTGTTTACCTTTCCTGATACTGTCTGAATTctgattgttttattattttatttttttgttggtaCTATCGAAGATACTCAAGAACATGGGGGAGATACTGAAAGCTAGTGGTGTTGATTACTCCTCCGTGGTGAAGACAACGATCATGTACGTCCTACTCAACAGAATCATCCATCCGTATGAGTTGATGAATCTTGAATAGAAACTGATCTCTTTGGTTTTCTTCCACAGGCTTGCTGACTTAGGTGACTTCAAGAAAGTGAACGAGATTTACGCCAAATGTGAGTTCATTGATAAGAATCATTAGTGTTCTtactttacttttaaaaaatgcaTTATAACTAGTTTTAATGTTAGTGGGAAGTATTTTGAACCAATTTTTCCTTTGTCTGGTGCAGACTTCCCAGCTCCTTCACCAGCGCGATCGACATATCAAGTCGCAGCTTTGCCACTAAACGCCAAGATTGAGATTGAATGTATTGCAGCACTCTAGAGCACCATCAAATCTCATCCAGGAAGAGTTTTAGATTCGGAAAATGTCAGAACAAATAAGAGGGGCTTATCATATCAACCATTAGGTTGGTTGTAAAACCCATACCCCTATCAAGAATAAGTGATTCTATTTTAGGACCAGCATGTTGTGTTGACTTGATATTTATTGAGtacaatattaaatttgaaACCCTTTATGATTTGAGGTTCATAGCTGGTGTTTAGTTTACTAAGAAGTAAAAAACTCCAGTTTGAAAAGATGACTTGAAACTAAACAAAGTTTATTTTGctcaaaacaaaaactaagcCAAATTTATCTGTTTGGGCTTTTTTTCTGGCTTTTCTTCTTGCTGCCAATTTGCTTTTAATATTTATGCACATGATTTATATTTGTCATTCATATCAGcagaaactctataaattaatattcgataGATTACCGTACActataattcaataaatttttccGATTCCGAGTTAGACCGAATCAAAATAAgatacaaatcgataaaataataagacagttttttttaaaatcctatgtaaataaatatatggtcccgTTGAAATCATAAACTTATCTGtaaatatttgtattatttgctttatttcacaatataattatctctatattttcttaacatttcaatatattttgcttatattagtaaaattatatctaaatagcatttaaattttataaatcatattttatctacaccaaataatataataaatttgtgaaatcgaatttcaaaattttaattagtgTATATGCGGTAAAATCAATTActttttatgttataaaaatatattctaaaatattaaaaaatctagaaatgtaaattttttgtaaattaataactcaACTAGGATAAAACTTGCACCGTGTGcatggtgagtttatttgtatatattattcgataacttttttatatattgatcattttatttatacggTTGCTCAAAAACagttatacatatacaatattttttgttgttattatataatttatttcatatggaccagatcaatttttattaaaaattatggaactaaactataattaatatattatgggTTGATCGAATTGggcattaaacaaattatgacacaaaaacgttatttttttccaccgaatacattcttgaaaaaattgaacagtattgtttgcacacttgaattattttgacattttatcttccatatggttttgaaaggtttcaggTCAatcatcgaattgatacatgtcattttaatgattttagtcGTAtgtttaaggaaaacttacattttctAATTCAAAGTcgttcaaaaaaattcaaaatataacatataagaaaaaaatctaacatataaggtttcctcatttttgtaatttaaagtcatttaaaaaaatttaaagtataacatataagatttcctcatttttgtaatttaaagtcattttaaaaattcaaaatataacatataagaaaaaatatattttttattatatggttaatgtggttgtttaaattttttaataatagaaaattaaacaaaaatgaataaggatccaaaaattgttatcaaatctttattattcatagtcattaattgtcatatatatgtaaatcatattaggtaattccgtagtttttatttaagaaaataatacatggttcttatattttggattaatataatgttctttaGTAATTGGATTTGtaccaatattttttcaattgattattAAAATACCACGTAAGCTAAATTGATATCTTAATTAAGTATCGCCTAAACATGATTTTTTCTAATTTGTACAAACTTAatgttacaattttttaaatgtttctcaattaatatatagggggtTGGTTTAGTGGTTTACTAACGTGGTTGGTAATTATCATTGACTTTTGATTCTATTGATACTGGAATTTGAAGTTTTGGTTGCAACATCTCAtagttttttgttatttatataaaagtgGAAGTGTCTcctgatataaaaaaaaaaaaaaaagcgtcTCTCCCATGTTAAACATAGACGATTGTGCACTGTTGGGAAGCCTTTGGATAATATTATTAGATTCTCCAATAAGAGAAATCATTCAGATTTTCTAGAATCGGATTCGAGCTATTGTCAccatttttatgtatattttgtaaCAATCTTTTCTTAAACACAA harbors:
- the LOC125598252 gene encoding reactive Intermediate Deaminase A, chloroplastic-like; protein product: MIMRVIDSVEFCKKKNAEKKEVVATEKAPAALGPYSQAIKANNLVFVSGVLGLIPETGKFVSDNVEDQTEQILKNMGEILKASGVDYSSVVKTTIMLADLGDFKKVNEIYAKYFPAPSPARSTYQVAALPLNAKIEIECIAAL